The following are encoded together in the Daphnia magna isolate NIES linkage group LG8, ASM2063170v1.1, whole genome shotgun sequence genome:
- the LOC123475607 gene encoding NADH dehydrogenase [ubiquinone] 1 beta subcomplex subunit 8, mitochondrial-like encodes MAALIKKALINPVLRNNGIHRLQFVRLAAYWNKDWKPGPYPKTDAERIAAAKKYGLLPQDYEPYPDDGLGYGDYPKLPIVSADMKDSLYNWDYPEMKRDFGEPMNTQYDVFTEERLSNARTRFSAKFTLASFLGVMGGFLTLHLLCEYNDWYLRHPWTPPQYPNQGKTHYTFEPVD; translated from the exons ATGGCTGCGCTGATTAAGAAAGCTCTGATCAATCCTGTTCTTCGGAATAATGGGATCCATCGGTTACAGTTCGTCAGATTAGCAGCCT ATTGGAACAAGGACTGGAAACCCGGCCCGTATCCCAAAACAGATGCTGAGAGAATCGCAGCAGCCAAAAAGTATGGTCTGCTTCCTCAGGACTATGAACCATATCCTGATGATGGATTAGGATATGGTGACTATCCAAAGCTCCCAATTGTTTCTGCTGACATGAAAGATTCCCTTTATAATTGGGATTACCCTGAAATGAAGAGAGATTTTGGAGAACCA ATGAATACACAATATGATGTCTTCACAGAAGAAAGGCTTAGCAACGCTAGAACACGCTTCTCAGCAAAGTTTACGTTGGCATCATTTCTAGGAGTTATGGGTGGATTCCTTACTCTTCACTTATTGTGCGAATACAATGATTGGTATCTGAGACATCCATGG acTCCACCACAATATCCTAACCAAGGAAAGACCCACTACACTTTTGAGCCTGTGGATTAA
- the LOC116929603 gene encoding sphingosine-1-phosphate lyase isoform X1: MSVPNMIEMASLLKIYVDYRLKEHSPLKLVLISAGVAYSAACLQNFLRDPELSVVERAKRYIFSWIRIIPLVKKKVEEERLKAKTLMEEDMNKCTKSLGVYYQLPKKGRSVDEVAKEASEYLELGDCDWKAGGLSGCVYNVDPEVTTLVTQVYGMSAWTNPLHPDVFPGIRKMEAEIVQMAIDMFHGGSDACGTMTSGGSESLLLAVKAYRDYARNVKGIRNPEILMPASGHAAFDKASQLYRFFRLLSTLNSKNIQFGHFFRMRLVRIPVDPKTHKADVKAMEKAINKNTCMLLASAPGFPHGVIDPVGEIAALGRKYDIPVHVDACLGGFVIAFMEEAGYPLPLFDFRVDGVTSISADTHKYGYAPKGSSIILYSHPKYRQQQFFVATEWPGGIYASPTLAGSRPGGLIAACWASMMYYGRNGYVEATKKITETHRFIERGLRQINGLRVMGHPEACCVAVDSVDFNIYRVSDAMAKKGWSLSPLQFPASIHLTVTYLHTREGVAERFIYDMRDTVAEIMKSPKAEAEGAAVIYGMAQSIPDRSMVSDIASVFLESIYNLKTDIVSNGYPK, translated from the exons ATGTCTGTG ccAAACATGATTGAAATGGCTAGTCTACTAAAAATCTATGTAGATTACCGCTTAAAGGAGCATTCTCCTTTAAAATTGGTTCTGATATCTGCTGGTGTGGCGTATTCTGCTGCATGCTTGCAGAATTTCCTAAGAGATCCAGAATTGT CTGTGGTTGAACGGGCCAAGAGGTACATCTTCTCATGGATTCGAATTATACCTCTTGTGAAGAAGAaagtggaagaagaaagacTCAAAGCAAAAACACTTATGGAAGAGGACATGAATAAATGCACTAAATCACTTGGTGTCTATTATCAATTGCCTAAGAAAGGTCGATCAGTTGATGAAGTAGCCAAAGAAGCAAGTGAATATCTAGAGCtag GGGACTGTGACTGGAAAGCTGGGGGTTTATCCGGTTGCGTTTACAATGTCGATCCAGAAGTCACTACTCTTGTTACACAGGTTTACGGAATGTCCGCCTGGACCAATCCACTTCATCCTGATGTATTCCCTGGCATTCGTAAAATGGAAGCTGAAATTGTTCAAATGGCGATCGACATGTTTCATGGAGGAAGTGATGCTTGCGGAACA ATGACTTCTGGTGGCTCCGAGTCGCTTTTATTGGCCGTTAAGGCCTATCGAGATTATGCCCGAAATGTCAAAGGAATCAGAAACCCTGAAATTCTAATGCCTGCTTCCGGCCATGCTGCATTTGATAAAGCTTCCCAACTTTACAGGTTTTTTAGACTTTTGAGTACTTTAAATAGCAAAAACATCCAATTTGGTCATTTTTTCAGGATGCGTCTTGTTCGAATACCTGTTGACCCGAAAACCCATAAGGCCGACGTTAAAGCGATGGAAAAAGCAATCAATAAGAACACCTGCATG CTCTTGGCATCGGCTCCTGGTTTTCCTCATGGCGTGATTGACCCTGTAGGAGAGATAGCTGCTTTGGGTCGTAAATACGACATTCCTGTCCATGTAGATGCCTGTTTGGGAGGATTTGTGATTGCATTTATGGAAGAGGCTGGCTACCCGTTGCCACTGTTTGATTTTAGAGTTGATGGAGTCACCAGTATTTCAGCCGATACGCATAAG TATGGCTATGCACCCAAGGGAAGTTCTATTATTTTGTATTCTCACCCAAAATACCGCCAGCAGCAATTCTTTGTTGCAACCGAATGGCCAGGTGGTATTTACGCATCACCTACTCTGGCTGGATCGCGACCTGGCG GATTGATTGCCGCCTGTTGGGCCTCGATGATGTACTACGGTCGGAATGGCTACGTCGAAGCGACAAAGAAAATTACCGAAACTCATCGTTTCATTGAAAGAGG ATTACGCCAAATTAATGGCCTTCGAGTCATGGGGCATCCCGAAGCTTGTTGCGTTGCTGTAGATTCCGTAGATTTCAACATTTACCGTGTTTCAGACGCTATGGCGAAAAAAGGCTGGAGTCTTTCACCACTCCAGTTTCCTGCAAG CATTCATCTGACTGTGACGTACTTGCACACGCGTGAGGGAGTCGCCGAGAGATTCATCTACGATATGCGAGACACTGTGGCAGAGATAATGAAAAGTCCGAAAGCTGAAGCTGAGGGAGCT GCTGTGATCTACGGTATGGCTCAAAGTATTCCTGACCGTTCGATGGTGTCAGACATTGCGAGCGTTTTCTTGGAATCTATCTACAACTTGAAGACAGACATCGTGAGCAATGGCTACCCCAAGTGA
- the LOC116929619 gene encoding 27 kDa glycoprotein, with the protein MNFLLVLISVLVISQVNCVIPPVNDVHNWAGELDKAQQDFNLDSYTKQWMDDCERVNGSEAIEEIRDSMTVLTECISSKINIHNITEEIKEASPKGILDEVFAKYCNQVLAIKQCRIPVISAMQVCLSDQADQDLEVVDEAMNAALDFMCYKGGERIAIFMSENGTDCFLSNVDNIATCLNGSLPEMEAAITSMQTTNTSIFNDENCRLESRMKACVIDGLKTCSDPTPANVVEGLIDSMIKRTPCHRSGASSMSFSYSFRSSVLLWALAALAVATRTMFYP; encoded by the exons atgaattttttattgGTGTTAATCTCCGTGCTCGTGATTAGTCAAGTTAATTGTGTTATCCCACCTGTTAACG ATGTCCATAATTGGGCTGGTGAGCTGGATAAAGCACAGCAGGATTTCAATTTGGACTCGTACACGAAGCAGTGGATGGACGACTGTGAGAGGGTCAATGGTAGCGAGGCCATAGAGGAAATCCGT GATTCAATGACAGTATTAACTGAATGCATCTCGTCGAAAATAAATATCCATAATATAACAGAAGAAATTAAGGAAGCCTCTCCTAAGGGAATCCTTGACGAGGTTTTTGCGAAATACTGCAA TCAAGTTCTAGCAATCAAACAATGTAGAATTCCCGTCATATCCGCAATGCAAGTTTGCCTTTCAGACCAAGCTGATCAGGATCTTGAGGTCGTCGACGAAGCCATGAATGCAGCATTGGATTTTATGTGCTACAAAGGAGGGGAACGGATAGCAA TTTTCATGTCTGAAAATGGAACCGATTGTTTCTTGTCAAATGTGGATAACATAGCAACATGCCTGAATGGTAGTTTGCCTGAAATGGAAGCTGCCATCACTAGCATGCAGACGACCAACACGTCAATCTTTAACGATGAAAACTGTCG GCTGGAAAGCAGAATGAAGGCATGTGTAATTGACGGGTTGAAAACCTGTTCTGACCCTACACCTGCCAACGTTGTCGAAGGCTTAATCGACTCAATGATCAAAAGGACACCGTGTCACAGAAGCGGAGCCAGTAGCATGAGCTTTTCTTATTCCTTCCGTTCCTCAGTATTACTTTGGGCGTTGGCAGCTTTGGCGGTGGCCACTCGTACCATGTTCTACCCCTAA
- the LOC116929611 gene encoding leucine-rich repeat protein soc-2 homolog isoform X1, with product MRKTPKNRNTEFPPSAAAAERLADYKGEGNLLGVASLTSPELDGHPILSASEMPEVNEGNPVPSSSSSSKDNKTGFAKSPQAQAHCQPRVIEKKLSSGSLSSGGCDGARPKVVTVKHPESNKPKPTVKKNKPIQADLDVAKEFTRCKEEGKSRLDLSKSSVTLLPPSVRDLTHLTEFYLYGNKLACLPPEIGCLVNLSTLALSENSLTALPDSLANLRCLRVLDLRHNKLHEIPDVVYKLHSLTTLFLRFNRIRVVGEEIRQLTHLTMLSLRENKIRELPAGIGRLTNLITFDVSHNHLEHLPEEIGNCIQLSSLDLQHNELLDIPESIGQLRNLNRLGLRYNRLTSVPRSLSNCIHMDEFNVEGNAISHLPDGLLSSLSQLTSITFSRNSFTAYPSGGPSQFINVHSINLEHNQVDKIPYGIFSRAKHLAKLNMKENLLTSLPLDIGTWVNMVELNLGTNQLNKIPDDIALLQSLEVLILSNNNLKRVPNSIGNLRKLRVLDLEENKLETLPNEIGFLRDLKKLIVQSNQLTSLPRAVGHLSNLTYLSVGENNLSYIPEEIGTLETLESLYLNDNLNLHNLPFELALCSSLQIMSIENCPLSQIPAEIVAGGPSLVIQFLKMQGPYRSM from the exons ATGAGAAAAACTCCTAAGAATCGAAATACAGAATTTCCGCCTTCAGCTGCTGCTGCCGAGAGATTAGCAGATTATAAGGGTGAGGGAAATCTACTTG GTGTGGCAAGTCTTACTTCTCCTGAATTAGACGGTCATCCCATACTTTCGGCAAGCGAAATGCCCGAAGTGAATGAAGGAAACCCTGTCCCGTCGTCCAGTTCCAGTTCTAAAGATAACAAG ACTGGTTTTGCTAAGTCTCCACAAGCTCAAGCTCATTGCCAACCAAGAGTGATT GAGAAGAAGTTATCTTCGGGTTCTCTAAGCTCCGGAGGCTGCGATGGAGCGCGCCCAAAAGTGGTTACTGTTAAGCACCCGGAgtcaaacaaaccaaaaccTACAGTTAAAAAGAATAAGCCGATTCAAGCTGATCTGGATGTTGCCAAAGAATTTACTCGTTGCAAAGAAGAAG GGAAATCACGATTGGACTTATCCAAATCAAGTGTGACCTTGCTACCTCCCTCAGTTCGTGACCTAACTCATTTGACCGAATTCTACCTCTACGGAAACAAGTTGGCGTGTCTTCCTCCTGAAATAGGATGTTTAGTAAACCTTTCAACTTTGGCACTCAGTGAAAATTCTCTGACGGCCTTGCCAGATAGCTTGGCCAACTTGCGTTGTCTTCGTGTACTCGACCTACGACACAACAAGTTGCATGAAATTCCTGACGTGGTTTACAAACTTCATTCTTTGACCACGCTCTTTCTGCGCTTTAACCGAATTCGCGTGGTTGGTGAAGAAATCCGTCAGCTCACTCATCTGACTATGCTTAGTCTTCGGGAAAACAAAATCCGCGAACTACCAGCAGGAATTGGTCGGCTGACCAATTTGATCACCTTTGACGTGTCTCACAACCACTTGGAACACCTTCCTGAAGAAATCGGCAATTGTATCCAGTTGTCTTCGCTGGATTTGCAGCATAATGAACTCCTCGATATACCTGAGAGCATTGGTCAGCTTCGTAATCTCAATCGGTTGGGCTTGCGATATAATCGTCTGACAAGCGTACCCAGATCACTGAGCAATTGTATCCATATGGACGAATTCAACGTTGAGGGCAACGCCATTTCCCATCTTCCTGATGGGCTTTTGTCTTCGCTTAGTCAGTTGACGTCCATCACCTTCTCGCGCAATTCGTTTACCGCTTATCCTTCGGGTGGACCGTCGCAGTTCATCAACGTACATAGCATCAACCTCGAACACAATCAGGTTGACAAGATTCCTTACGGCATATTTTCCCGAGCCAAACATTTGGCCAAACTCAATATGAAGGAAAACCTATTGACCTCTCTACCTTTGGATATTGGGACGTGGGTAAACATGGTCGAACTTAATCTCGGTACCAACCAGCTTAACAAAATTCCTGATGATATTGCTCTTCTTCAATCTCTAGAG GTGTTGatcttatctaacaataatcTAAAGCGAGTGCCAAACAGCATCGGCAATCTGCGCAAACTAAGGGTGCTTGATTTGGAAGAGAACAAACTCGAAACTTTGCCCAACGAGATTGGATTTTTGCGCGATTTAAAGAAGCTAATCGTCCAGTCGAATCAACTAACTTCTTTGCCGCGGGCAGTAGGCCATCTTTCTAACCTGACCTACCTTAGTGTAGGGGAAAATAATCTGTCCTACATACCAGAGGAAATCGGTACGCTCGAGACACTGGAATCACTCTATCTGAATGATAATCTGAATTTGCACAATCTGCCGTTTGAATTGGCATTGTGTTCCAGTCTACAGATTATGAGTATCGAAAATTGTCCGCTGTCGCAAATTCCGGCTGAGATAGTAGCGGGAGGCCCATCCCTAGTTATCCAGTTCCTTAAAATGCAGGGCCCTTATCGTTCTATGTAA
- the LOC116929612 gene encoding zinc finger protein 2 homolog: MDKHSEIKLNGDEVTAVSNDGGENTTIFIQVRRSQRKSKKKSDPSFIGDEKVQDLRADEEPVIFEVCEVSGEVKGGNDPEKEEELQKEATINTKSDEVPEENLGDEDGDEDVDWEAFNKEYPELSETEHKGKYGCKDCSKSFHHKNDLVRHMNIHNGTKPYTCDTCGKTFLRSDYLRLHVIKHQGIKPLKCDLCERRFYDRSNLRQHMRTHTGEKPAMCPYCPHRCSQLSDMRKHLTIHTKEKAFQCDTCGKTFSLKTGLVAHQRLHTGERPFACEYCPKRFRDHTSMRRHRRIHTGDKPFLCTQCGKTFTQVANMKRHMLTHTAESKGRLYPCPFCGVELASKSDVRSHVAKEHEQKKESQQTKTAESSVVEDVRNGETKNEFITVYPNEDQSSKTNDEGDEAHVCNLCGKTFPLDASLQEHVRTHLNASSKDFQCETCGKTFCQASSLKAHQLVHSGLKPHTCNVCQASFRKTHHLRRHYLVHTGERPYQCDFCDRTFTSSGNLNKHRAIHLGEKNFECEFCSKKFTQSSNLSKHRAIHLRQQAVVEENGQSGDALLGVASSAIVAKRGRAGKKKNVESLVGKPLATTIDELQQEESEGHAAVLHIVGTADETQNDHEAEVSYVTLSDGDIIIEI, translated from the exons ATGGATAAACACTCTGAGATTAAACTGAATGGGGATGAGGTTACTGCTGTCTCTAATGATGGTGGTGAAAATACAACCATTTTCATTCAAGTTAGAAGATCACAGAGAAAAA gtaagaaaaaaagtgaCCCAAGTTTCATCGGAGATGAGAAGGTTCAAGACCTTAGAGCTGATGAGGAGCCTGTAATTTTTGAGGTGTGTGAAGTTTCTGGTGAAGTGAAAGGTGGCAATGATCcggaaaaagaggaagaactTCAAAAAGAGGCAACCATTAATACAAAATCAGATGAAGTCCCTGAAGAAAATCTTGGTGATGAAGATGGGGATGAAGATGTTGATTGGGAAGCATTCAACAAA GAATATCCTGAACTTAGTGAGACAGAGCACAAAGGAAAATATGGTTGCAAAGACTGCTCAAAGTCTTTTCACCACAAAAATGATTTAGTGCGCCACATGAATATCCATAACGGAACCAAACCGTACACCTGCGATACCTGCGGGAAAACCTTTTTACGCAGTGACTATTTGCGGCTACATGTCATCAAGCATCAAGGAATAAAGCCTCTTAAGTGTGACCTGTGTGAACGGCGTTTTTATGACCGTTCAAACCTACGACAACATATGAGAACCCACACTGGCGAAAAGCCGGCTATGTGCCCCTATTGCCCGCATCGGTGTTCCCAGCTCTCGGATATGAGGAAACATTTGACTATTCATACGAAAGAGAAAGCGTTCCAATGTGACACTTGTG GTAAGACTTTCTCACTGAAGACTGGATTAGTAGCCCATCAGCGGTTACATACGGGAGAACGGCCGTTCGCTTGCGAGTATTGTCCTAAGCGTTTTCGCGACCACACGTCAATGCGGAGACATCGACGAATCCATACAG GCGATAAGCCTTTCTTGTGCACTCAATGTGGCAAGACTTTCACCCAAGTTGCAAACATGAagcggcatatgctgacgcaCACGGCTGAGAGTAAAGGCCGGCTTTATCCATGTCCTTTTTGCGGTGTTGAGCTTGCTTCTAAAAGCGATGTACGTAGCCACGTGGCCAAAGAGCAcgagcaaaagaaagagagcCAGCAGACTAAGACAGCTGAATCTTCGGTTGTAGAAGATGTCCGAAATGGGGAAACTAAGAATGAATTCATAACTGTTTACCCCAATGAAGATCAGTCTTCCAAAACAAATGATGAGGGCGATGAGGCACACGTTTGTAACTTGTGTGGCAAAACATTTCCATTAGATGCCAGCCTTCAGGAGCATGTTAGGACACACCTAAATGCATCTTCTAAAGATTTTCAGTGCGAAACATGTGGCAAGACGTTTTGTCAAGCATCGTCTCTAAAGGCGCATCAACTAGTTCACTCGGGATTGAAACCTCACACTTGCAATGTTTGCCAAGCAAGTTTCCGCAAAACGCATCATCTCCGCCGTCATTATCTCGTTCACACAGGCGAGCGCCCTTATCAATGTGATTTCTGTGACCGTACCTTTACTAGCAGCGGCAATCTAAACAAACATCGCGCCATTCATCTGGGGGAGAAAAACTTTGAGTGCGAGTTCTGCTCAAAGAAGTTTACACAGTCTTCCAATTTGTCCAAACATCGAGCCATTCATTTAAGACAACAAGCAGTTGTTGAAGAGAATGGTCAATCCGGGGATGCACTTCTTGGGGTCGCCTCCAGCGCAATCGTAGCAAAAAGGGGTCGAgcagggaagaaaaaaaatgttgagaGTTTGGTGGGCAAGCCACTGGCCACGACTATTGATGAACTCCAACAGGAAGAATCCGAAGGGCATGCAGCAGTCCTTCATATTGTAGGCACAGCAGATGAAACCCAAAACGATCATGAAGCTGAAGTTTCATATGTTACGCTGTCTGATGGTGATATCATTATCGAAATTTGA
- the LOC116929603 gene encoding sphingosine-1-phosphate lyase isoform X2, translating to MSVPNMIEMASLLKIYVDYRLKEHSPLKLVLISAGVAYSAACLQNFLRDPELSVVERAKRYIFSWIRIIPLVKKKVEEERLKAKTLMEEDMNKCTKSLGVYYQLPKKGRSVDEVAKEASEYLELGDCDWKAGGLSGCVYNVDPEVTTLVTQVYGMSAWTNPLHPDVFPGIRKMEAEIVQMAIDMFHGGSDACGTMTSGGSESLLLAVKAYRDYARNVKGIRNPEILMPASGHAAFDKASQLYRMRLVRIPVDPKTHKADVKAMEKAINKNTCMLLASAPGFPHGVIDPVGEIAALGRKYDIPVHVDACLGGFVIAFMEEAGYPLPLFDFRVDGVTSISADTHKYGYAPKGSSIILYSHPKYRQQQFFVATEWPGGIYASPTLAGSRPGGLIAACWASMMYYGRNGYVEATKKITETHRFIERGLRQINGLRVMGHPEACCVAVDSVDFNIYRVSDAMAKKGWSLSPLQFPASIHLTVTYLHTREGVAERFIYDMRDTVAEIMKSPKAEAEGAAVIYGMAQSIPDRSMVSDIASVFLESIYNLKTDIVSNGYPK from the exons ATGTCTGTG ccAAACATGATTGAAATGGCTAGTCTACTAAAAATCTATGTAGATTACCGCTTAAAGGAGCATTCTCCTTTAAAATTGGTTCTGATATCTGCTGGTGTGGCGTATTCTGCTGCATGCTTGCAGAATTTCCTAAGAGATCCAGAATTGT CTGTGGTTGAACGGGCCAAGAGGTACATCTTCTCATGGATTCGAATTATACCTCTTGTGAAGAAGAaagtggaagaagaaagacTCAAAGCAAAAACACTTATGGAAGAGGACATGAATAAATGCACTAAATCACTTGGTGTCTATTATCAATTGCCTAAGAAAGGTCGATCAGTTGATGAAGTAGCCAAAGAAGCAAGTGAATATCTAGAGCtag GGGACTGTGACTGGAAAGCTGGGGGTTTATCCGGTTGCGTTTACAATGTCGATCCAGAAGTCACTACTCTTGTTACACAGGTTTACGGAATGTCCGCCTGGACCAATCCACTTCATCCTGATGTATTCCCTGGCATTCGTAAAATGGAAGCTGAAATTGTTCAAATGGCGATCGACATGTTTCATGGAGGAAGTGATGCTTGCGGAACA ATGACTTCTGGTGGCTCCGAGTCGCTTTTATTGGCCGTTAAGGCCTATCGAGATTATGCCCGAAATGTCAAAGGAATCAGAAACCCTGAAATTCTAATGCCTGCTTCCGGCCATGCTGCATTTGATAAAGCTTCCCAACTTTACAG GATGCGTCTTGTTCGAATACCTGTTGACCCGAAAACCCATAAGGCCGACGTTAAAGCGATGGAAAAAGCAATCAATAAGAACACCTGCATG CTCTTGGCATCGGCTCCTGGTTTTCCTCATGGCGTGATTGACCCTGTAGGAGAGATAGCTGCTTTGGGTCGTAAATACGACATTCCTGTCCATGTAGATGCCTGTTTGGGAGGATTTGTGATTGCATTTATGGAAGAGGCTGGCTACCCGTTGCCACTGTTTGATTTTAGAGTTGATGGAGTCACCAGTATTTCAGCCGATACGCATAAG TATGGCTATGCACCCAAGGGAAGTTCTATTATTTTGTATTCTCACCCAAAATACCGCCAGCAGCAATTCTTTGTTGCAACCGAATGGCCAGGTGGTATTTACGCATCACCTACTCTGGCTGGATCGCGACCTGGCG GATTGATTGCCGCCTGTTGGGCCTCGATGATGTACTACGGTCGGAATGGCTACGTCGAAGCGACAAAGAAAATTACCGAAACTCATCGTTTCATTGAAAGAGG ATTACGCCAAATTAATGGCCTTCGAGTCATGGGGCATCCCGAAGCTTGTTGCGTTGCTGTAGATTCCGTAGATTTCAACATTTACCGTGTTTCAGACGCTATGGCGAAAAAAGGCTGGAGTCTTTCACCACTCCAGTTTCCTGCAAG CATTCATCTGACTGTGACGTACTTGCACACGCGTGAGGGAGTCGCCGAGAGATTCATCTACGATATGCGAGACACTGTGGCAGAGATAATGAAAAGTCCGAAAGCTGAAGCTGAGGGAGCT GCTGTGATCTACGGTATGGCTCAAAGTATTCCTGACCGTTCGATGGTGTCAGACATTGCGAGCGTTTTCTTGGAATCTATCTACAACTTGAAGACAGACATCGTGAGCAATGGCTACCCCAAGTGA
- the LOC116929611 gene encoding leucine-rich repeat protein soc-2 homolog isoform X2, whose amino-acid sequence MRKTPKNRNTEFPPSAAAAERLADYKGEGNLLGVASLTSPELDGHPILSASEMPEVNEGNPVPSSSSSSKDNKEKKLSSGSLSSGGCDGARPKVVTVKHPESNKPKPTVKKNKPIQADLDVAKEFTRCKEEGKSRLDLSKSSVTLLPPSVRDLTHLTEFYLYGNKLACLPPEIGCLVNLSTLALSENSLTALPDSLANLRCLRVLDLRHNKLHEIPDVVYKLHSLTTLFLRFNRIRVVGEEIRQLTHLTMLSLRENKIRELPAGIGRLTNLITFDVSHNHLEHLPEEIGNCIQLSSLDLQHNELLDIPESIGQLRNLNRLGLRYNRLTSVPRSLSNCIHMDEFNVEGNAISHLPDGLLSSLSQLTSITFSRNSFTAYPSGGPSQFINVHSINLEHNQVDKIPYGIFSRAKHLAKLNMKENLLTSLPLDIGTWVNMVELNLGTNQLNKIPDDIALLQSLEVLILSNNNLKRVPNSIGNLRKLRVLDLEENKLETLPNEIGFLRDLKKLIVQSNQLTSLPRAVGHLSNLTYLSVGENNLSYIPEEIGTLETLESLYLNDNLNLHNLPFELALCSSLQIMSIENCPLSQIPAEIVAGGPSLVIQFLKMQGPYRSM is encoded by the exons ATGAGAAAAACTCCTAAGAATCGAAATACAGAATTTCCGCCTTCAGCTGCTGCTGCCGAGAGATTAGCAGATTATAAGGGTGAGGGAAATCTACTTG GTGTGGCAAGTCTTACTTCTCCTGAATTAGACGGTCATCCCATACTTTCGGCAAGCGAAATGCCCGAAGTGAATGAAGGAAACCCTGTCCCGTCGTCCAGTTCCAGTTCTAAAGATAACAAG GAGAAGAAGTTATCTTCGGGTTCTCTAAGCTCCGGAGGCTGCGATGGAGCGCGCCCAAAAGTGGTTACTGTTAAGCACCCGGAgtcaaacaaaccaaaaccTACAGTTAAAAAGAATAAGCCGATTCAAGCTGATCTGGATGTTGCCAAAGAATTTACTCGTTGCAAAGAAGAAG GGAAATCACGATTGGACTTATCCAAATCAAGTGTGACCTTGCTACCTCCCTCAGTTCGTGACCTAACTCATTTGACCGAATTCTACCTCTACGGAAACAAGTTGGCGTGTCTTCCTCCTGAAATAGGATGTTTAGTAAACCTTTCAACTTTGGCACTCAGTGAAAATTCTCTGACGGCCTTGCCAGATAGCTTGGCCAACTTGCGTTGTCTTCGTGTACTCGACCTACGACACAACAAGTTGCATGAAATTCCTGACGTGGTTTACAAACTTCATTCTTTGACCACGCTCTTTCTGCGCTTTAACCGAATTCGCGTGGTTGGTGAAGAAATCCGTCAGCTCACTCATCTGACTATGCTTAGTCTTCGGGAAAACAAAATCCGCGAACTACCAGCAGGAATTGGTCGGCTGACCAATTTGATCACCTTTGACGTGTCTCACAACCACTTGGAACACCTTCCTGAAGAAATCGGCAATTGTATCCAGTTGTCTTCGCTGGATTTGCAGCATAATGAACTCCTCGATATACCTGAGAGCATTGGTCAGCTTCGTAATCTCAATCGGTTGGGCTTGCGATATAATCGTCTGACAAGCGTACCCAGATCACTGAGCAATTGTATCCATATGGACGAATTCAACGTTGAGGGCAACGCCATTTCCCATCTTCCTGATGGGCTTTTGTCTTCGCTTAGTCAGTTGACGTCCATCACCTTCTCGCGCAATTCGTTTACCGCTTATCCTTCGGGTGGACCGTCGCAGTTCATCAACGTACATAGCATCAACCTCGAACACAATCAGGTTGACAAGATTCCTTACGGCATATTTTCCCGAGCCAAACATTTGGCCAAACTCAATATGAAGGAAAACCTATTGACCTCTCTACCTTTGGATATTGGGACGTGGGTAAACATGGTCGAACTTAATCTCGGTACCAACCAGCTTAACAAAATTCCTGATGATATTGCTCTTCTTCAATCTCTAGAG GTGTTGatcttatctaacaataatcTAAAGCGAGTGCCAAACAGCATCGGCAATCTGCGCAAACTAAGGGTGCTTGATTTGGAAGAGAACAAACTCGAAACTTTGCCCAACGAGATTGGATTTTTGCGCGATTTAAAGAAGCTAATCGTCCAGTCGAATCAACTAACTTCTTTGCCGCGGGCAGTAGGCCATCTTTCTAACCTGACCTACCTTAGTGTAGGGGAAAATAATCTGTCCTACATACCAGAGGAAATCGGTACGCTCGAGACACTGGAATCACTCTATCTGAATGATAATCTGAATTTGCACAATCTGCCGTTTGAATTGGCATTGTGTTCCAGTCTACAGATTATGAGTATCGAAAATTGTCCGCTGTCGCAAATTCCGGCTGAGATAGTAGCGGGAGGCCCATCCCTAGTTATCCAGTTCCTTAAAATGCAGGGCCCTTATCGTTCTATGTAA